A stretch of the Bacillus sp. FJAT-18017 genome encodes the following:
- a CDS encoding FMN-dependent NADH-azoreductase, whose amino-acid sequence MNVLVVKANNRPASEAVSSKMYETFMENLEGVNVTTFDVFAEDMPYFGQDLFNAFGKLQSGEELTDIEKRILAAKQKAKDALTAADVIVFAFPLWNMTIPAKLQTFIDYVYEAGYSFKYDENGQAVQLLTDKKAIILSARGGIYSEGPAAGMEMAVNYIKNIAGGVFGMQIVDEVVIEGHASAPDQAGKIIAEGLEKVKETAKKLSAVAV is encoded by the coding sequence ATGAACGTATTAGTAGTAAAAGCAAATAACAGACCAGCTTCTGAAGCAGTATCAAGCAAAATGTATGAAACCTTCATGGAAAACCTTGAAGGCGTTAACGTAACAACATTTGATGTTTTTGCTGAAGATATGCCGTACTTTGGCCAGGATCTTTTCAATGCATTTGGCAAGCTGCAATCTGGCGAGGAACTTACAGATATTGAAAAACGTATTTTGGCAGCAAAACAAAAAGCAAAGGATGCCTTAACAGCAGCAGATGTCATTGTTTTTGCTTTCCCATTATGGAACATGACTATTCCTGCCAAGCTTCAGACGTTCATTGATTATGTGTACGAGGCTGGATATTCTTTCAAATATGACGAAAACGGTCAGGCAGTCCAGCTTTTGACTGACAAAAAAGCAATTATCCTGAGCGCACGCGGCGGCATCTATTCAGAAGGCCCTGCAGCTGGAATGGAAATGGCGGTTAACTATATTAAGAATATTGCTGGCGGCGTATTCGGTATGCAAATCGTAGATGAAGTTGTCATTGAAGGACATGCTTCCGCACCTGATCAAGCTGGGAAAATCATTGCTGAAGGATTGGAAAAAG